AGATGCAAACTAAATACTGCCACCTACTGGCTAAATGATTCTGTAGCTGTTGCAATAGAAAATGCATTCTagcgcagaggtcttcaaacttggtagttttaagacttgtggacttcaactcccagaattctccagccaactacGTCTTAACATGTATTCCAACATTGGTGTAAATTGCATTACCCAACTTATCTATcgtaagttgtaaattgcatgacagtgtgattttatgatcttttttttggAGTGGTTGTACAGCGACCATCGCAGTCATAAAGCGAATGTCACAGTTATAAAGCAAACACCACAGTCATAAAGTAAATGCCACCATTGTAAAGTGACCCCCATTGTTTGGTATGGGCCAGTTTTCCccaaaattggaaataaatgctgatttttttgcaaaaatgttgtaaaacgcagtcatgtgaccaaggaATGCCCCAAACCGCTGTAAATGCAGGATGATTTCTGCATCCCTGACATGCagttcacatgatcatgggaagggtgtgtgtgtgtcataacTTTGTAACTGACTTGTAAATAGCCCTGGAGAGATCTGTCTTCACTGTTGGGTTTCAATAATTGCACACAAGACTTGACATGGTTGCAAGCGTGCGAGCAAGTGCATGTTCACACATTTTTATTGAGCAAGCATTTGTTCAAGCGTGTTCACACAGTTTTATTCTACCTCTTTTATACATGAAGCATTTGTATAACATGAAAAGTTATATGGCGTGAAGGGGGGAACTGATGTCACAGATGTGAGACATGAACTTTGGCTGAATCCTCCCTCAGACTACCCAGGCATGACCAAAAGTACACGTATGTAGGAAAGAGAGAGCGAAACAGCTAAAAATATAGTTGTTATACTGATGTGCAGTGGAGCATCAAGGGTGGTGTCCCATGATCTCTTGACCTCTCACTGAATTAAGTTTTGATAGAATTATGAGATGGGCCAGGATGGCCAGCTTAGTGACCATCCactctctttttgtttttaatggccAACAGAACTATGAGATTGATGGGGAGGGGTAGTTTTCTACTCTCCTTCCCTGCACCTCACTTTGTTCTGTTTTTGTAGCCAAAGCATCATCATCATGAGAGGTCAAGGGTTAGTGAAAGGATCATAATCAGGAGAGGGACACTCCTGGATGTGTTTGTATAAAACGGTGACCTGATCCTGGAGCAGTGTGAAAGAAGTTTTGGGCGAAAGGTTTTGCAAAAAAGGGAATACATTGAATAAAACAACAACCATTAATCAAGATAGCACAGAGAATGAGTAAAAACCCATTTAAGTCAGTAAAATTTCAAGCAGGTGGAAAGCAGATTTCCCATGTCATAAGCTTCAGATAGGCAAAAGGCATTGTTGTTTGTGATGTTTGCCAATTGATTAGCAATCAAGCACAAACAAATTATGGCTAAGGAATTCGCAGCTAAAACCACAAAAATGGCAGCACACAAATTCTCGGGGGTCTGTTCTGCCTGCTGCCGCTGCAGCACTGTCTGCACTTTGGTAGTCAGGTTCTTCAATCTCCCCATGTCACTGGTTGACTGGCTCGACGGAGCTGGAATGGTCGCTGCGCCGTCTGCAGAGTCAGTTTTGCCATCTCTGGGATCGGATTCAGGGACTGGTGCCACATCCTTGGCTGGGCGAACACAGCACGCGGGAACCCACAGAGGACCTGTGGGTGCAAGCACAGCAGCATATCCCCATCCCCAAGTAATCAAGGGAACGGCCCTAACCATGTTTACTAGAGAaccctctttttttgtgtgtgtgaaggcAGTCCTTAAAGGACCGATTAGCCAGGGAGCCAAAGAGGGAACATGggtaacatccatttgccatagttgatTAGAGGTGAAACCACGGGGATTAACCCCCGTGTCTCCTGAGGGAGATGCCCCAGAACATTGGGGACAGGATGAAACAATTTGCTTGGCTTGATCGAGTAGAATATGGCAAGCTTGTGCCAGCCCCCTGGCATTTTGATGGAAAAAAAGAATGACTACAAAATGGATCTGTGAACAAAGTAGGTAAAATatgaacagcttcaaaaataaaacaatcaatctAAATAAGGTATTTTGAGCCAATACTCTGAAATATAATTAAGCATTTGAAACCTCAAAAAtttccagaaagaaaaagaaaatcaaaattgcATTCAGAGCCAAAAACAGTGCAACTGCAAAGGCAGGTATCAGATGTCACCCTTAATCCCGCCTTTCTCAAGCTGActcagcagagagagagaaaatggtgAAAAGAACAAAACCCTGCAGCCCCCCCTTGCTCCTCCAAGGGGGGAAAATCCTTGTGTAAAAGAATGAGGGTGCGGGGAGTACAGGGAGAAAAAATGTTTAAACCACACAGAATTCTCACCTCCTTGTGCCTCTCAGCGTCCTTTCAACAAAACAACCCACTCTGCATTTCTCTCTAGCCTCAATAACTCACAGACATTTTCCACAAATTTATCTCCCACATCCTCCATGGGATCTTTACTTACttcaaaacaataacaacaacaaaaccttaCAACTTACTGTTTATACAAAAGGGAATCTCTCTAAGGTGGGGTCAACACACAGGCATTCACAGGTCACTTCGCCTTATCACTCCTTATGAGCTTCGGCACAttgcacacatacatgcacatttGTACTGCAATCAGACCTTTTTTGTATAAACCGGTTTCACATACAAACATTTCATTCAGTGCTTCCTCCATGCAAACCaatcattatatttatttcaggGAGCTTTTTCACAAGCCAATGGGCTCCGTTTTctaaataattttgtgtactattatTAGAGGATTTCATCCTCCATCCAGGTCTGGAaatgattacacacacacacatacacacacataccagtAAACAACATTTCCAGAACTgtggcattttcttttttaaatcctcACTTTTTATTTCCTTGGCCAGCCATTCTTAAAGCAGTGGGAAAACTCAGAGAGCAGTTTCAATCATAAATGTGATTGTGGACCCTATCCACTCTCCGTTTCCCCACAGCTCCAAGCTGAGAAGTTTATTTAATTGCAGGCTGGCCAGACATATTGCAATCAATTCAATCCAATTCAATTCTACATGCTATTATTATAGATGCAtatcaacaaaatattttttaacagaAATCACATCAAATTAATCAATTCAAATTATCTGAGTCTTTCCATTTAGACAGGCTTTAATTCTTGGGTGGCAACAGCATCCAACCAACCCCTGGAGGCCCAGAAGGgccaatatatttttcttttttattcttagttCTTTCAGAGTTCTCTGTCTCTTTTGAGAATGGTAAATTATCATGATCTCTATAACACTTTCCTTGAGGCTTGCTGCCTTCTGATAAAGCAGCTGCTAACAAATTGGTTTGGTAAGAGGATGTTCCTATATCTTGACATGCTTTAATCATATCTGCCAAATCAGGATCTTTTCCAGTTCCAACATTCCCTGCATATAGGTACTTCCCAATCCAGTGTCCCTTATTCCTTTGCAAAGTTCAGTTAAGATTGCATAGGAAAGAGGGCAATATTCAGCTACTTGTGCCTCATTTTGATCTATTTGCCCAGTCATATGTACCGGACAAAAGGCTAACATGTCTGTTAATTCCTTCATATCTCCTTCTCCTTTGTCCATTTGCTCTTCCAATATTTTCCTCAAAGGTACATAATTATTAAGatgttcagtttttttctttccccacttCGGCCACAAGAGCAATGGGAGGAACTATTTTTATTTGATCGTGGTCGGGGGGTGGACTGAAACTTAATTTTGATTGAACTATACTGTCTGTTCCTAATTTCTCCATCGCATATCGACACTGATGCCAAGTGTGCAGTATTTTAACAGGAGCCCGTAGTTCCTGATAAAGGGTTTTCCCTATTTTTTCCCAATCCGACAAACGAAATGTCCCCTGTTCTGCATACCAGGGGCACTGTTTCCCTATCTCACTCACCAGTTTCCTGATGTCCTTCTTGGATACCACTATACCAGATTTTTGTAACAAAAACTGCAGTTCCTGGACATGCTTTACCTGATGTCGAGATAGATTGCAGCCCATACTCACCGCTTTATGGGGTCCCGAAGGACGAAAGATGCGCACCGAAAGAGATCTATCTTCAGATGACGGTGGATATGTTGGGAGCTGCTTCCCACAGAGAGTCAGTCACGTCGGGGTCATCAGATGTTGGGTTTCAATAATTGCACATGAGACTTGACATGGTTGCAAGCATGCGAGCAAGTGCGTGTTCACACATTTTTATTGAGCAAGCGTTTGTTCAAGCATGTTCAGACAGTTTTATTCTTCCTCTTTTATACATGAAGCATTTGTATAACATGAAAAGTTATATGGCATGATGGGGAGAGCTGATGTCACAGATGTGAGACATGAACTTTGGCTGAATCCTCCCTCAGACTACCCAGGCATGACCAAAAGTACATGTATGTAGGAAAGAGAGAGCGAAACAGCTAAAAATATAGTTGTTATGCTGATGTGCAGTGGAGCATCAAGGGTGGTGTCCCATGGATCTCTTGACCTCTCACTGAAGCAAGTTTTGATAGAATTATGAGATGGATCAGCTTAGTGACCATCCACTCTACACTTCACTTCAATTGATTGCTGAATggctgattgtaagtcgagggctacctgtacatctTTTTAGTAGTATATGATTAAACATGAGTTTAATCCAGTTGCTTCAGTTTATATATTTGACCAATTTGTATGGCTGCCAATCTTGCAacacaactctgggtggctcacaaaaaCACCCCTCAAAAAACtacaaaacccataaaaacaagactaaaacccaGTGCCTCGGTCATCCTCCTGGGATGCTCTGGCAACCATTCACCCTCTCCCATTGCAGtctgccccaacacctgggggAACAGCCAAATTTTTATGACCCTCCAGTAGGCTAAAATGGTAGCAGGCTGCCAGATCATTGGGGGGAGGACATTCtatagagtaggagcccccatggAAAAGCAGCTTCCTAGATACCCTTAAATGGCAATATTCCAGGAAAGGATCTGGAGCATGCCTGCTCTACCTGACCTTATGAGTGGACAGATACTTATGGATTTTAGTTTGTACAGATGATTTGTACagacggatccgctgttagaccccttgcaatttgcataccgagaaaatagatcaacagatgatgctgttaatatggctctgcactacatcctacaacatcttgagtctccaaagacctatacaagagtcctttttgtagattttagttcagcattcaataccatcattccagacattcttctaactaagctaaaccagctacaggtaccagaacagatttgtaagtggatcacaagcttcctaacaaacaggaagcagcaggtgaagctaagcaagatcacatcaaatacctgtacaattagcacaggggcccccaaggctgtgtgctctccccacttctcttctctctttataccagtgactgcatctccaatgatccatctgttaagctactgaagttcgcagatgacacaacagtgattggtctcattcgagacaatgacgaatccgcatgtagacgagaggtcgaacgactagccttgtggtgcaaccaaaacaatctggaactgaacacactcaaaaccgtagaaatggtggtagactttaggagaaacccttccatacttccacttctcacaatacttgacaacacagtatcaacagtagaaaccttcaaatttctaggttctatcatatcgcaagatctcaaatggacagctaacatcaaaaacatcatcaaaaaaggacaacaaagaatgttctttctgcgccaactcagtaagctcaaactgcccaaggagctgctgatccagttctacagaggaattattgagtctgtcatttgcacctctataactgtctggttcggttctgcaacccaacaagaaaaacacagacttcagaggataattagaactgcagaaaaaataattgctaccaacctgccttccattgaggacctgtatactgcacgaatcaagaagagggccgtgaaaatatttacagatccctcgcatcctggacataaactgtttcaactcctaccctcaaaacgacgctatagagcactgcacaccagaacaactagacacaagaacagtttttccccgaaggccatcactctgctaaacaaataattccatcaacactgtcaaactatttactgaatctgcactactattaatcttctcatagttcccatcaccaatctctttccacttatgactgtatgactgtaacttgttgctggcaatccttatgatttatattgatatattgatcatcaattgtgttgtaaatgttgtaccttgatgaacgtatcttttcttttatgtacgctgagagcatatgcaccaagacaaattccttgtgtgtccaatcacacttggccaataaaaaattctattctattctattctattctattctattctattctattctattctattctattctattctattctattctatttgggcaGCAGTAGAGAAAGATTAGCTGGGATCGCAATCCACTCAGGTAAGAAGGCTGCAGAGGGCTTGAAGACCTTGAGAAATGGAGAATCTGGGAGGGTATAATTGGCTAAATAAACAGTCTCCCCACCTGCTAGGTAGGCAACCCAGATGCCAAAAGTCCCAATGGTCATGATTGTGTGGTTGCAATGAGTAAGGAGAGCAAAATCCCTTCCTGGAGAGGCTTCCTTCCCATCCCCAGCAAAGTAAACATCTCCCCTGGAGGCATCAATGTTTTTCTTGCACCACTCCATCCCATTGCTGGTGACTACAAAGATGGGATTGAGGTATTTCTTTCTGAAGTAGAACATGGCTTTCTCCAAGTAACCTTTGTCAGCCACCACACCTTTCCAGGTTTTGGGCATTACCCTCACATAATCTCCTCTCCGAACATGCACTCCAACATATGTCACGTTCTGGCGTTCTCCTCGCAAGATTTGCAGGTAGTGGTTGACCTCTTCCTTGATGTGGTCATGGAAAGTGAACTCCTTTAGGATTTCCTGGCGGATGTGGTGATAAAAGGTGTAAGAACAAGGGTAGCCCATCAATTGGACATATTTCCCTTGGATGTGACGATAGTCTTCTGACATCCAATCATGCAAATAAACATTCCTCCATTGGATCTTCCTAAACACCTCAGCAGAGATTACAGGCAAAGTGATCTTGAAGACTGGTGATAAAGCTGAATGCATTTCTGGACGGATGTAGGCTTGATATCCATTTAGCTTGGCTAGGGCATAAAGAGTGGCATATTGTCCCATCTGGTTCCCGAGGCGCCCAATGGAGTTCACTGTCCATATTCCAGCATCAGTAGCCTCAAAGGACAAACTAGTATTAGGGGCAATGTGCCGGAGTAAAATTTGTTCTATCAAGGAAGAATTAAATGTGTTTTTGGTGGATGCGTCATAGTATAAGATCTTCTCAGGTAGATGAAAAATTATGGACAAAGAAAGGAACcccaaaatgtaaaataaatataagaggGAGGATTGACCAGAAGTACCTCTTTCTTGATGTTTAATTGTTACAAAAGAGAGAATCCTAAAGAGAAAGTAAATTGAATTCAATATTCGGGCACGACAGCACACTGACACTCTTGATAGTtcaaatttacatttatttattcaaaagtaaGGCCTGCTAATGTTGATGGGATTTACTCCTAATAAATATCCATTTGTTCAAACATGATATTTTCTTAAAATGAAGAGGAAATGGAGTTGCATAACTAAACTATATTatgtttaaaatagttttaaccTTGTTAGCTTTTCATCCTGGTTTATGGAATAAAGCTCCTGCAGATTGTTAGGACTTACATCAGAGATAGGCAACATTTCCAATTTCAAGAACTGACAACTGACTCATCCGAACAATAACCTTGCTGTTCATGGTGTCCACAGGAAGTGGTGGGGCTAATATTTTTCAGCCCACTTGAGAGTATTTTTTAGCTATTTAAGGGTGGAAATGGGAAAGAGAAGCTTCTGGAAGGCAAAGTATTTATCATATTTACAAATCCTTCAACCTCCCATCTTTCAATAGTTACAAAGTTCTTGCTAAATTTAACAGTAGAAGATTTCACCAGCATGTTTTGAGACCTGGTTTGGTTTGagtgaattgattttttttaaggtgAAAAACAGATCGATTTGCCTTTGTCTTCCctttcattcttatttttttaaagggaaaaaatgtcattttttGTCAAACATTTGCCACTTGCTATAGAATTTGGTGTATGTATTCTTGCAATCTGAGGGGTTACGTAAGATATCAGCCATGGTTATCCACCCCTACCATAAACCATTGtggacactggaagttttcaagaagagattggacaaccatttgtctgaaatgatataccaTAGGttgccttccagctctgttattctgataaatTATTATGGCTAATTTTTCACAACCCCTTTGCCCAATACATGATGGCTTagcacaggggtatcaaactcaaggcccacaggctggatccggctCATGGAGTGCTTATATTTGGCCtgtagggctgccctggaaacagcaaaggaccagcctgcgttgcctctgccagtgaaaacggagcttgggaggtttTGCTGGGAGATGGTTACAGTAAGCCATTGCTGCTGAAGACAGAGCTTGGGaaaccgtttttgctggcagagcgctcagaccCTCACAGGTGCCCCcggcatgagtgacatcgagctggccacacccaccatggccatgcccacccccagttccccaaggtcaaacacaatccttaatgaaatcgagtttgacacccctggtttagcacaaGCTGTGAACTCAACATTAACTCATATCCATTTAGGGAACTGAAAGCTCATGATGCTGTC
Above is a window of Ahaetulla prasina isolate Xishuangbanna chromosome 4, ASM2864084v1, whole genome shotgun sequence DNA encoding:
- the FUT2 gene encoding galactoside alpha-(1,2)-fucosyltransferase 2, producing the protein MRLLMQRLKYSTLFIVEERILSFVTIKHQERGTSGQSSLLYLFYILGFLSLSIIFHLPEKILYYDASTKNTFNSSLIEQILLRHIAPNTSLSFEATDAGIWTVNSIGRLGNQMGQYATLYALAKLNGYQAYIRPEMHSALSPVFKITLPVISAEVFRKIQWRNVYLHDWMSEDYRHIQGKYVQLMGYPCSYTFYHHIRQEILKEFTFHDHIKEEVNHYLQILRGERQNVTYVGVHVRRGDYVRVMPKTWKGVVADKGYLEKAMFYFRKKYLNPIFVVTSNGMEWCKKNIDASRGDVYFAGDGKEASPGRDFALLTHCNHTIMTIGTFGIWVAYLAGGETVYLANYTLPDSPFLKVFKPSAAFLPEWIAIPANLSLLLPK